The proteins below come from a single uncultured Carboxylicivirga sp. genomic window:
- a CDS encoding carboxylesterase family protein, protein MKNLKTLLFLLFVLGMISCHSKLQPGQLKVEGGIIQGTVMENLTIYKGIPFAAAPVGDLRWKAPQPVKPWEGVKQTTDYAPAPMQGGNPPSGKSEDCLYLNVWTPANSADEKLPVMVWIYGGGFSFGSTSEPVSDGQALADKGVVLVSIAYRVGQLGFLAHPELSVESPEGVSGNYGLLDQIAALKWIQKNIAAFGGDPDRVTIFGESAGGISVSMLCASPLAKGLFHGAISQSGGSFGPSRPTTYPGENMKTLKQAESDGIEYVKQQGGTSIADLRKMEAEKFIPAGWTMPGGWPIVDGVVIPDDQYKLYEKGQYNDVPVLIGYNSDEGASFMWEKNPEKVRNSVNQRFGKHADALLEAYPLAENSVPKTARDLMRDAAFGWQTWIWARLQSQTGKSNVYYYYFDQHPEFPEDSPMHGYGSPHGQDVAFVFQHLDPNNSSQSDIDISEAMGTYWTNFAKNGNPNGEGIPEWPAFSDDKPEVMYLQQKPHGGPVPSEESLKVLDEYFKWRRTDEGAEWAN, encoded by the coding sequence ATGAAAAATTTAAAAACCTTATTATTTCTACTTTTTGTTTTGGGGATGATCTCATGCCATAGTAAGCTTCAACCTGGCCAGTTAAAAGTTGAGGGCGGTATCATTCAGGGAACAGTTATGGAAAACCTTACTATTTATAAAGGAATCCCATTTGCCGCGGCTCCTGTAGGAGATTTGCGCTGGAAAGCTCCACAACCCGTTAAACCATGGGAAGGAGTTAAACAAACCACTGACTATGCTCCAGCTCCAATGCAGGGAGGTAATCCTCCTTCAGGTAAAAGCGAAGATTGTTTGTATCTGAATGTCTGGACACCGGCAAACTCAGCAGATGAAAAACTACCTGTTATGGTTTGGATTTACGGTGGGGGCTTTAGTTTTGGCTCTACATCAGAACCTGTATCTGATGGACAAGCCTTGGCTGACAAAGGAGTTGTTTTAGTTAGTATTGCTTATCGTGTGGGGCAACTTGGATTTCTGGCTCACCCTGAATTAAGTGTCGAAAGTCCGGAAGGCGTATCAGGAAACTATGGTTTGCTGGATCAGATAGCAGCATTGAAATGGATTCAAAAGAACATTGCTGCTTTTGGAGGTGATCCGGACAGAGTGACCATTTTCGGCGAATCAGCAGGGGGAATATCAGTAAGTATGTTGTGTGCATCGCCATTGGCGAAAGGGCTTTTTCATGGTGCTATATCTCAGAGTGGAGGCTCGTTTGGACCATCGCGTCCGACTACTTATCCAGGAGAAAATATGAAAACTTTAAAACAAGCTGAATCAGATGGTATTGAATATGTGAAACAACAAGGAGGTACATCAATTGCCGATTTGCGCAAGATGGAAGCTGAAAAATTTATTCCTGCCGGGTGGACCATGCCTGGAGGATGGCCAATTGTAGATGGTGTTGTTATTCCAGATGATCAATATAAGTTATATGAAAAAGGTCAATACAATGATGTACCTGTCCTGATTGGTTATAATTCCGACGAAGGCGCCAGTTTTATGTGGGAGAAGAATCCTGAAAAGGTTAGAAATAGTGTGAATCAACGTTTCGGGAAGCATGCTGATGCTTTGTTGGAAGCTTATCCGCTTGCCGAAAATAGTGTGCCCAAAACAGCCCGCGACCTTATGCGCGATGCAGCCTTTGGATGGCAAACTTGGATTTGGGCAAGGCTTCAATCTCAAACAGGCAAGTCAAATGTATACTATTACTATTTCGATCAACATCCTGAATTTCCAGAAGATTCACCAATGCATGGATATGGCTCACCACATGGGCAGGATGTGGCATTTGTTTTTCAACATTTAGATCCGAATAACTCTTCGCAATCGGATATTGATATTTCTGAGGCGATGGGTACTTATTGGACAAATTTTGCAAAAAATGGTAATCCCAATGGTGAAGGTATTCCAGAGTGGCCAGCCTTTAGTGATGATAAGCCGGAAGTAATGTATTTGCAGCAAAAGCCTCATGGAGGTCCCGTACCAAGTGAAGAGTCATTAAAAGTGCTTGATGAGTATTTTAAATGGAGAAGAACAGATGAAGGAGCGGAATGGGCTAATTGA
- a CDS encoding glycoside hydrolase family 9 protein, producing MGFKKIINPSKFLLFLLFIVGTSSFAQKLTLNEKEYFETNGLNVLVFNNQYNGFFFDEKIAGIELIHHGVRTLTGGAVRLQNTPEQWDLIPTLVEKIVDKTNKSITFTLRYEDYDFDSKITVSPEGNGFQIVVSLDQPVPETLKGRAGFNLEFLPSAYFEKSYLVDGRPACFPLYPSGNTTIQSSKSKIPQFGGHNTFDDRGLDEYIIPKPLAQGNTLVLAPEDPERYVKIESESKIMLFDGRNLAQNGWFIARSILPSNQTGEVLKWHVEPNTIENWVRKPNIGFSQVGYHPDQKKVAVIELDQNDKPLTEASIYEVTASGKKENQLIVNTQEWGNYLRYKYLKVDFSSITEPGLYCIQYGDQTTNTFSIDPNTLKNIWHPTLDVFLPVQMDHMKVNEAYRTWHGEPFKDDALQAPVNIDFFDGYSMDSVTDTKYKPLERIPGLAVGGWFDAGDYDIQTGTHCRTIQSLVDSWEYFKINRDQTFIDQETRYVDIHRPDGDADILQQIEHGTLNLVAQIENIGHPVRGIIVPRLHQYHHLGDASTETDNLPYNPNLKPYESDGVSSGVLDDRWAFTNRNYSLDFSTVAALSAASRALKVYNRELSDKCLSLAKTLYTEAREIMKTAKTARYSRWGRFNEISATLQFYISSGDKAYAERYEELIWPALDESSEWTLSMAIRAIPHMEDEFKEKLKKYVVKHKTEIVQLEAENPYGVPVSTRGWAGNAGVIEWASTNYMAYKAYPGIIEKEDVYKGLNYLFGCHPDSNISFVSAVGTRSKKVAYGSNRADFSFIAGGIVPGVLILNPDFPENKEDWPFFWGENEYIIDIGAAYIYLANAVNELLIKE from the coding sequence ATGGGTTTTAAAAAAATAATAAATCCGTCTAAGTTCCTATTATTCTTACTTTTCATAGTTGGAACCTCTTCTTTTGCGCAAAAACTAACGCTCAACGAAAAAGAGTATTTCGAGACAAATGGTCTAAACGTCCTGGTTTTTAACAACCAATACAACGGCTTCTTCTTTGATGAAAAAATAGCGGGTATAGAGCTAATTCATCATGGAGTAAGAACTTTAACAGGAGGAGCGGTAAGGCTGCAAAACACTCCCGAACAATGGGATTTAATCCCCACACTGGTTGAGAAAATTGTGGATAAAACCAACAAAAGTATAACCTTTACACTTCGATATGAAGATTATGATTTTGATTCAAAGATTACAGTATCTCCTGAAGGAAATGGATTCCAAATCGTAGTTTCTTTAGACCAACCTGTACCTGAAACATTGAAAGGTAGGGCCGGATTTAATCTGGAATTTCTACCTTCTGCCTACTTCGAAAAAAGCTATCTGGTTGATGGCAGACCAGCTTGTTTCCCCCTTTACCCTTCTGGAAATACAACCATTCAATCATCAAAAAGCAAAATTCCTCAGTTTGGAGGACACAACACCTTTGATGATCGGGGACTTGATGAATACATTATACCCAAACCACTTGCGCAAGGGAACACCCTGGTATTGGCACCCGAAGATCCTGAGAGATATGTGAAAATAGAATCAGAATCGAAAATTATGCTTTTCGACGGTCGCAATCTGGCACAAAATGGTTGGTTTATAGCTCGGAGTATTTTACCCTCGAATCAAACCGGAGAAGTTCTGAAATGGCATGTTGAACCCAATACTATCGAAAACTGGGTACGCAAACCCAATATAGGTTTTTCTCAGGTGGGCTATCATCCTGACCAAAAGAAAGTGGCCGTTATTGAACTCGACCAGAATGACAAGCCCTTGACTGAAGCTTCTATTTATGAAGTAACTGCTTCAGGAAAGAAAGAAAATCAGTTGATTGTTAACACACAAGAATGGGGAAATTATCTGCGCTACAAATATCTGAAGGTAGACTTCAGTTCTATCACAGAACCTGGGCTATACTGCATTCAATATGGTGATCAAACCACCAATACTTTCTCAATTGATCCCAATACACTTAAAAATATCTGGCATCCTACTTTAGATGTCTTCCTGCCCGTGCAGATGGATCATATGAAAGTAAATGAAGCGTATCGTACCTGGCATGGTGAACCTTTTAAGGACGATGCATTGCAGGCGCCTGTTAATATCGATTTTTTTGATGGTTACAGCATGGATTCGGTAACCGATACCAAGTATAAGCCTCTGGAGCGCATACCCGGATTGGCGGTTGGCGGCTGGTTTGATGCCGGTGACTATGACATCCAAACAGGCACTCACTGCCGTACCATTCAAAGCTTGGTTGATTCATGGGAATACTTCAAAATCAACAGAGACCAGACTTTTATTGATCAGGAAACTCGCTATGTTGATATCCATCGTCCTGATGGCGATGCAGATATTCTTCAACAAATAGAACACGGTACACTAAATCTGGTTGCGCAAATTGAGAATATTGGACACCCTGTACGCGGTATAATTGTTCCCAGGTTGCATCAATACCATCATTTAGGAGATGCTTCAACCGAAACGGATAATTTGCCATACAACCCTAATCTGAAACCATATGAAAGCGATGGAGTTAGCTCTGGTGTCTTGGATGATCGATGGGCTTTCACCAATCGGAATTATAGTCTCGACTTTTCAACCGTTGCTGCCCTATCTGCTGCCAGCAGAGCGTTAAAAGTGTACAATAGAGAGCTGTCAGATAAATGTCTGAGCCTGGCAAAAACTCTTTATACCGAAGCTAGGGAGATTATGAAAACAGCCAAAACCGCCAGATATTCACGATGGGGTCGTTTTAATGAAATATCGGCAACACTTCAGTTCTATATTTCTTCGGGAGACAAGGCTTATGCGGAACGCTATGAAGAATTAATATGGCCAGCATTGGATGAATCATCCGAATGGACACTATCAATGGCTATTCGGGCAATTCCTCACATGGAAGATGAATTTAAGGAAAAACTTAAAAAATACGTAGTTAAGCACAAAACTGAGATTGTACAATTAGAAGCTGAGAATCCTTATGGAGTGCCTGTTTCAACCAGGGGATGGGCCGGTAATGCAGGGGTTATAGAGTGGGCAAGTACCAACTATATGGCTTATAAAGCATACCCGGGAATCATCGAAAAGGAAGATGTATACAAAGGGTTAAATTACTTGTTTGGATGTCATCCAGATTCTAACATCTCCTTTGTTTCGGCAGTGGGAACTCGTTCGAAGAAAGTGGCGTATGGAAGCAACAGAGCCGATTTTAGTTTTATCGCCGGAGGAATAGTTCCCGGTGTGCTGATATTGAATCCGGATTTTCCAGAGAACAAGGAGGATTGGCCTTTTTTCTGGGGAGAGAATGAGTACATTATCGATATTGGTGCAGCCTATATTTACCTGGCTAATGCAGTCAATGAACTTTTAATAAAAGAATAG
- a CDS encoding alpha/beta hydrolase-fold protein yields the protein MNYKIKSLLAIFLIVGNYCVAQSNDKIVEDFESSSVNQPGHVYPMVNSEGRVRTQVFAPDAKYVKLDIGGVKYDMVKDAEGMWTGESAPQDVGFHYYQLNIDGASVPDPGTLLYFGACRWGSGIEIPSDDQDMFKVKDVPHGHVHEILFPSKSTQTSRRAFVYTPPGYENETSKSYPVLYLQHGYCENETSWPQQGKANLIMDNLIAEGKAKPFIIVMTYGMTNDIEFGKLREFDIIPFQTVLVDELVSYVDEHYRTYSNQGNRAMAGLSMGSMETKAITTNRPDVFSHIGLFSGALYAPEEVKNQSNVKLIFQSCGSKERPEAVQKSTEALKEAGINAVWYVSEGTAHEFHTWRRSLHEFAQLLFK from the coding sequence ATGAATTACAAAATCAAATCGCTTTTAGCAATATTTCTGATTGTTGGTAACTACTGTGTTGCCCAATCGAATGATAAAATAGTTGAAGATTTTGAATCTTCGTCGGTAAACCAACCAGGCCATGTATACCCCATGGTCAATTCCGAGGGGCGTGTGCGTACACAAGTTTTCGCTCCCGATGCCAAATATGTAAAACTCGACATTGGTGGTGTTAAATACGACATGGTAAAGGATGCAGAAGGAATGTGGACTGGCGAATCGGCTCCGCAGGATGTCGGTTTTCATTACTATCAACTGAATATTGACGGAGCATCTGTTCCCGATCCGGGAACACTATTGTATTTTGGTGCTTGTCGCTGGGGAAGCGGTATCGAAATTCCTTCAGATGATCAGGACATGTTTAAAGTAAAAGATGTACCACATGGTCATGTCCATGAAATCCTTTTTCCATCTAAAAGCACTCAGACCAGTCGCAGGGCTTTTGTATACACACCGCCTGGGTATGAAAATGAAACGTCAAAAAGTTATCCTGTTTTGTATTTGCAACATGGATACTGCGAAAACGAGACATCATGGCCTCAGCAGGGAAAAGCTAATTTAATCATGGACAATCTAATTGCCGAAGGAAAAGCCAAACCGTTCATCATTGTAATGACTTATGGCATGACCAATGATATTGAATTCGGGAAATTGCGTGAATTCGACATCATTCCATTTCAAACAGTCTTGGTTGATGAATTAGTGTCATATGTTGATGAGCATTACCGTACGTATTCTAATCAGGGAAACCGTGCCATGGCGGGACTTTCTATGGGATCGATGGAAACAAAAGCCATTACAACCAACAGGCCGGATGTGTTCTCGCACATTGGTCTTTTTAGCGGTGCTCTTTATGCACCTGAGGAGGTTAAAAACCAAAGTAATGTGAAACTAATTTTTCAAAGTTGCGGAAGCAAGGAGCGTCCTGAAGCAGTACAAAAATCTACCGAAGCATTGAAAGAGGCTGGTATCAACGCCGTTTGGTATGTGTCCGAAGGTACAGCCCATGAATTCCACACCTGGAGAAGAAGCTTACATGAATTTGCTCAATTACTGTTTAAGTAA
- a CDS encoding glycosyl hydrolase family 8, producing MKLQFKKTVIFLMFSFSLMQISLSAQNHSSGSYRNLFLEAGYSQDEIDKKIEKAYFDLFEGPDRIYFEVGDSLGYVSDIKNKDVRTEGVSYGMMVAVQLDKKDVFDRIWRWSKKYLQHQDGPGKGYFAWSFDPDKMKINSPGSASDGELYFVTTLLFASNRWGNDTGIDYYAEARHILDSMWEKDGAEYVQPFINLEHKQISFVPAGQVYNWTDPSYHVPAFYEIWAQFANDGHEQFYRDCADTSRVFLHRACHPVTGLNSDYTEFSGKPHPTSWMKPGFRYDSWRVPMNIAMDYLWCGKDKEWQENYVERFQNFLRLKGMDSFKDQYNLDGSEPEWILPAGDYEPTLRHSLGLISTAATASLININSNENSMDFVHKIWNEKLEPYDDGYFDPYYDGLLYLFSLMHLSGKYQIILPDQN from the coding sequence ATGAAATTACAATTCAAAAAAACAGTTATCTTTTTAATGTTTAGTTTTTCTTTAATGCAAATCTCCCTTTCAGCGCAGAACCACTCATCCGGAAGTTACAGAAATCTATTTCTTGAAGCCGGGTATAGTCAGGACGAAATTGACAAGAAGATAGAAAAAGCTTATTTCGATCTGTTTGAAGGACCTGATCGCATTTATTTCGAAGTTGGAGATTCATTGGGGTATGTTTCTGATATAAAAAATAAAGATGTACGCACCGAAGGTGTTTCATATGGTATGATGGTTGCCGTTCAGTTGGACAAAAAAGATGTTTTTGATCGCATCTGGCGTTGGTCAAAAAAATATCTTCAACATCAGGATGGTCCGGGGAAAGGCTATTTCGCATGGAGTTTTGATCCTGATAAAATGAAGATTAATTCTCCCGGAAGTGCTTCCGACGGTGAATTATATTTTGTCACAACTCTGCTTTTTGCATCTAACCGTTGGGGTAATGACACTGGAATCGACTATTATGCAGAAGCCAGACACATACTTGATTCCATGTGGGAAAAAGATGGGGCTGAATATGTGCAACCTTTTATAAATCTTGAGCACAAGCAAATTTCTTTTGTTCCGGCAGGACAGGTATACAATTGGACCGACCCCTCTTACCATGTCCCTGCTTTTTATGAAATATGGGCTCAGTTTGCCAATGACGGCCACGAACAGTTTTACCGTGATTGTGCCGATACATCAAGGGTCTTTCTTCACCGTGCCTGCCATCCTGTTACTGGCCTGAATTCTGACTATACTGAGTTTAGTGGAAAGCCGCATCCAACATCTTGGATGAAGCCCGGATTTCGGTATGATTCATGGAGAGTTCCAATGAATATTGCGATGGACTATTTGTGGTGCGGAAAAGATAAAGAATGGCAGGAAAATTATGTCGAGCGTTTCCAGAACTTCCTTAGATTAAAAGGAATGGATTCCTTTAAAGATCAGTATAATTTAGATGGCTCAGAGCCTGAATGGATCCTTCCGGCAGGTGATTATGAACCCACATTAAGACATTCGCTGGGACTAATATCTACCGCAGCAACTGCATCATTAATCAATATCAACAGCAACGAAAACAGCATGGATTTTGTCCATAAAATCTGGAATGAGAAATTGGAACCATATGATGATGGATATTTTGATCCTTATTATGATGGGCTGCTATACTTGTTCAGTCTTATGCATCTGAGTGGTAAATATCAGATCATCCTTCCTGATCAGAATTAA
- a CDS encoding alpha/beta hydrolase-fold protein gives MKYSFWSLLTLVFISFDVLVVQAQDYRVIEDFKPSSVNQPGKQYPQVNSEGRVRVKVSAPDAKMVQLDIGGVKYNLVKDREGIWTGESAPQDQGFHYYQLNIDGALVPDPGTKYYYGAGRWGSAIEIPAVDREFYALKDVPHGLVSQVHYYSEITEAWRRCFVYTPPGYEKDTQNRYPVLYLQHGSFEDETGWSAQGKANLILDNLIADNKAKEMIIVMDNGYAFRPQDNETAGKRPQMVFEEVLVNEVIPMIDGRFRTITDRKGRAIAGLSMGANQTVRIIMNHLDKFAYYGGFSGTANYPNSNEIDPAKFLDGKFNDADALNKQLKVFWLGLGTTEPAPFPGSVGAFCKMLDKQIIKYIYYESEGTAHEWLTWRR, from the coding sequence ATGAAATATAGTTTTTGGAGTTTACTTACATTGGTTTTTATTTCTTTTGACGTATTGGTAGTACAGGCACAGGATTATAGGGTTATTGAAGATTTTAAGCCGTCTTCTGTAAATCAACCCGGCAAGCAGTACCCGCAGGTTAATTCTGAAGGCCGCGTAAGGGTGAAGGTTTCAGCACCTGATGCAAAGATGGTTCAGCTTGATATCGGTGGTGTAAAGTATAATCTGGTAAAAGATAGAGAAGGCATTTGGACGGGAGAATCAGCTCCTCAAGACCAAGGCTTTCATTATTACCAGTTAAATATCGATGGCGCCTTGGTTCCGGATCCTGGCACAAAATACTATTATGGTGCCGGTCGTTGGGGAAGTGCTATTGAAATCCCGGCTGTAGACAGGGAATTTTATGCTTTAAAAGATGTGCCACATGGCTTGGTTAGTCAGGTTCATTATTACTCTGAAATAACCGAGGCATGGCGAAGATGTTTTGTTTACACTCCTCCAGGTTATGAAAAAGATACGCAAAATCGTTATCCGGTATTGTATCTTCAGCACGGTAGTTTTGAAGATGAAACAGGCTGGTCGGCACAAGGAAAAGCGAACCTAATACTGGATAACCTGATTGCCGATAACAAAGCGAAGGAGATGATTATTGTAATGGATAACGGCTATGCTTTTAGACCTCAAGACAATGAAACTGCCGGTAAAAGGCCTCAAATGGTTTTTGAAGAAGTGCTTGTTAATGAGGTCATACCAATGATTGATGGCCGTTTTCGCACTATTACTGATAGAAAAGGCCGTGCAATTGCCGGGTTGTCAATGGGAGCAAATCAAACTGTGCGGATTATTATGAATCATCTGGATAAGTTTGCGTATTACGGAGGGTTTAGCGGTACTGCAAACTATCCAAATTCCAACGAAATAGATCCTGCGAAATTCCTTGACGGTAAGTTTAATGATGCTGATGCATTAAACAAGCAACTAAAAGTGTTCTGGTTGGGGTTAGGAACAACCGAGCCTGCACCTTTCCCGGGTTCAGTTGGGGCATTTTGTAAGATGTTGGACAAGCAAATAATCAAATATATATACTACGAGTCTGAAGGAACAGCTCATGAATGGTTAACCTGGCGAAGGTGA
- a CDS encoding glycoside hydrolase family 43 protein, producing the protein MHRIIILSIITVFLSGMSVYSQNPIVQTYFTADPAPMLYNDKVYVYTSHDEDSTKANFFTMYDWRCYSTADMVNWTDHGAVASLKSFQWLEKDNGAWAPQCIERNGKFYMYVPIHGTGVCVLVSNSPYGPFTDPLGKRLVDSDHIWQDIDPTVFVDDDGQAYLYWGNPSVWYVKLNEDMISYDKSIGDNGIVSVEMTTESLGESVRPDGKPGTKYVEGPWFYKRNNLYYLLYAVNGIPESIGYSTSHSPTGPWKYRGLIMDRHPKLAFTNHSGVIEFKGNSYFFYHNEALPNGGGFRRSTCVEQFEYNEDGSIPSIVPTVEGIKTGVAYLNPFKRNEAETIAWSEGVKTKGDSKNGVYVSQINNGDYIKVRSIDFAKGAIKMKATAASITGGKIEIRLDTKDGQLMGVCEIANTGSVDGWKTFTTKVDKVRGIHDLYFVFKGNEGELFNFDAWQFCE; encoded by the coding sequence ATGCATAGAATAATAATATTATCAATTATAACTGTTTTTTTATCGGGGATGTCGGTTTATTCGCAAAACCCCATCGTTCAAACCTATTTTACTGCCGATCCGGCACCCATGCTTTATAACGATAAAGTCTATGTTTATACCTCTCATGATGAAGATAGTACAAAGGCTAATTTCTTTACCATGTATGATTGGCGTTGTTACTCAACAGCCGATATGGTTAACTGGACGGATCATGGCGCAGTGGCCTCATTAAAATCCTTTCAATGGCTTGAAAAGGATAATGGGGCGTGGGCACCTCAATGTATTGAACGAAATGGCAAATTTTACATGTACGTACCGATTCACGGAACCGGTGTTTGTGTGTTGGTTTCCAATTCGCCCTATGGTCCTTTTACCGACCCTTTGGGTAAAAGACTGGTTGATAGTGATCATATATGGCAAGATATTGACCCTACTGTTTTTGTCGACGACGATGGGCAGGCATACCTGTATTGGGGTAATCCTAGTGTATGGTATGTGAAATTAAACGAAGATATGATTTCGTACGACAAAAGCATTGGAGACAATGGGATTGTGTCTGTAGAAATGACAACAGAATCTTTGGGTGAGAGTGTTAGACCAGATGGCAAACCTGGTACCAAATATGTTGAAGGTCCATGGTTTTATAAACGCAACAACCTGTATTACCTGCTTTATGCTGTCAATGGAATCCCTGAAAGCATTGGGTATTCAACATCGCATTCGCCAACAGGGCCGTGGAAATACAGAGGTTTAATTATGGATCGACATCCTAAACTTGCCTTTACCAATCATTCAGGAGTTATTGAGTTTAAAGGCAACTCCTATTTCTTTTATCATAATGAAGCACTACCAAACGGTGGTGGTTTCAGGCGCTCTACCTGTGTGGAACAATTTGAATATAATGAAGACGGTTCTATTCCCTCAATAGTACCAACGGTTGAAGGTATTAAAACAGGTGTAGCTTACTTAAACCCATTTAAACGAAATGAGGCTGAAACAATAGCCTGGTCCGAAGGTGTAAAGACTAAAGGGGACAGTAAAAATGGGGTATATGTCTCACAAATCAATAACGGCGATTATATAAAAGTTAGAAGTATAGATTTTGCCAAGGGTGCTATAAAAATGAAGGCAACGGCTGCTTCAATAACCGGCGGTAAAATTGAAATTCGTTTGGATACTAAAGATGGCCAGTTAATGGGTGTTTGTGAAATTGCAAATACCGGCAGTGTAGATGGCTGGAAAACATTTACTACCAAGGTTGATAAAGTAAGAGGAATACACGATTTGTATTTCGTGTTTAAAGGCAATGAGGGTGAACTGTTCAATTTCGATGCTTGGCAGTTTTGTGAATAA